From Paraflavitalea devenefica, the proteins below share one genomic window:
- a CDS encoding LacI family DNA-binding transcriptional regulator codes for MANISMKMLAKELRLSVSTVSKVFTDSHEISEQTKQKVLELAKKLNYVPNPYASSLRKRKSKTIAVVLPEVADSFFSVAINGIESVAREKGYHVLIYLTHERFDREQAILTDFQSGRVDGVLISVSNETTHDEHISEMMQRDIPVVFFDRVCEETATTRITTNDRESGYLAAQHLIEQGCKRIAYLTISERLSISKNRLTGCQQALAAHHFPFREEDLVVCTDDETENYAIIKKLLQRKDRPDGIIASVEKLTAGIYLACKELKVAIPGNVKVISFSNQSTAPILNPSLTTVTQPAFEMGKMAASVLFNSLKKSDNPLKSETIIVPSVLIPRESTGR; via the coding sequence ATGGCTAATATCAGCATGAAAATGTTGGCGAAAGAACTGCGCCTTTCTGTATCAACAGTATCGAAAGTATTTACTGACAGTCATGAGATCAGTGAGCAAACCAAACAGAAGGTACTGGAGCTGGCCAAAAAGCTGAATTATGTTCCCAACCCCTATGCCAGCAGCCTGCGCAAAAGGAAAAGCAAGACGATTGCCGTTGTATTGCCGGAAGTAGCCGACAGCTTTTTCTCTGTAGCCATTAATGGTATTGAATCCGTAGCGCGTGAAAAGGGCTACCATGTACTTATTTATCTTACGCATGAACGCTTTGACCGGGAGCAGGCCATCCTTACTGATTTCCAGAGCGGACGGGTAGATGGCGTACTGATCTCTGTATCTAATGAAACTACCCATGATGAACACATCAGTGAAATGATGCAGCGCGATATCCCCGTTGTATTCTTTGATCGCGTGTGTGAAGAAACGGCGACTACACGTATCACGACCAATGACCGGGAAAGTGGCTACCTGGCCGCCCAGCATCTTATAGAGCAAGGTTGCAAACGCATTGCCTATTTAACAATCTCCGAACGCCTGTCCATCAGCAAAAACAGGCTTACAGGCTGCCAGCAGGCACTGGCTGCCCACCACTTTCCTTTCCGGGAGGAAGACCTGGTAGTGTGCACCGATGATGAGACGGAGAATTATGCCATCATCAAAAAGCTATTACAACGCAAAGACCGGCCGGATGGCATTATTGCTTCGGTAGAAAAATTAACGGCCGGCATCTACCTGGCTTGTAAGGAATTAAAAGTGGCCATACCGGGTAATGTTAAAGTAATCAGTTTTTCCAACCAGTCTACTGCACCTATATTGAACCCCTCCCTTACTACTGTTACCCAGCCGGCTTTTGAGATGGGTAAAATGGCGGCCTCTGTGTTGTTCAACAGCCTCAAGAAAAGCGATAACCCGCTGAAATCAGAAACTATTATTGTGCCTTCTGTATTGATCCCGCGGGAATCTACGGGACGTTAG
- a CDS encoding inositol oxygenase family protein: MTPVNKLSQAEINPLKSLDEWEDDVLERYPDPEAIATSKKTAEYRNYETPGRDTVREFYRLNHTYQTYDFVQEKRADYLKFDKKEMPVWDAFQFLNQLVDDSDPDTDLDQFQHLLQTSEAIRADGHPDWMVMVGLMHDMGKVLCLFGEPQWAVVGDTFPVGCAYSGKIVYPEFFANNPDYSDTRYNTQYGVYTPGCGLRNVHMSWGHDEYVYQMMKDYLPESGLYMLRYHSFYAWHREGEYEYLLDDHDREMLKWVKLFNPYDLYSKNPTPPDWNKLRPYYQELANKYLPERLKF, from the coding sequence ATGACACCTGTTAACAAACTTTCACAAGCCGAGATCAATCCCCTGAAGAGCCTTGATGAATGGGAAGACGACGTATTGGAGCGTTACCCTGATCCGGAGGCCATTGCTACTTCCAAAAAGACAGCCGAATACAGGAATTATGAAACCCCGGGACGGGACACCGTGCGGGAATTCTACAGGTTGAACCATACCTATCAGACCTACGACTTCGTACAGGAAAAAAGAGCCGACTACCTGAAATTTGATAAGAAGGAAATGCCTGTATGGGATGCCTTCCAGTTCCTGAACCAACTGGTGGATGATTCCGATCCCGATACCGACCTGGACCAGTTCCAGCACCTCTTACAAACTTCCGAAGCCATCCGTGCCGATGGACATCCTGACTGGATGGTGATGGTTGGCCTCATGCATGATATGGGTAAAGTACTGTGCTTGTTTGGCGAACCACAATGGGCAGTAGTAGGAGATACCTTCCCGGTAGGATGCGCCTATTCCGGTAAAATTGTGTATCCTGAATTCTTTGCCAATAACCCGGATTATTCTGATACCCGCTACAATACACAATATGGTGTTTATACACCCGGCTGTGGCCTGCGCAACGTGCACATGTCATGGGGCCATGATGAGTACGTGTACCAGATGATGAAAGATTACTTGCCCGAATCCGGTTTGTACATGCTGCGTTATCATTCTTTCTATGCCTGGCACCGCGAAGGAGAATATGAGTACCTGCTGGACGACCATGACCGGGAAATGCTGAAATGGGTAAAGCTGTTCAATCCATACGATCTGTATTCGAAGAATCCCACACCGCCCGACTGGAATAAACTACGGCCCTACTACCAGGAACTGGCCAATAAATACTTACCCGAAAGATTAAAGTTTTAA